The nucleotide window GGGGTCGAGTATGTATGAGCAAGAAGATACCTTGTCGCTTGTGGATGTGAATAAGGGTTCCATTTTTGTGATAGGAGGTCACAAATGTGGTAGAAAATTAACATGAATCCATAAACGTAGGATTTGACTCCAGGAGGCTGGCTATATATGCATTCtggcatatatatatttttttgataattacTATTATTTTCCTATGGATTTCATGGATGTGTAACGGACTATATTGATGTTAACATACCGAGGAGTAACCCCAAGACGTTATTTGTTAGTTTTTAGGGCATATAAAAAACTTTTGGATAAAAAGATGACTTTAAAATTAAGTTTTGAATTAGTAGATGCTGCAGGAGCAGTGATGCAGTATGCCAAAAAGGAAGAGACAAATGGATTCACAAATCTCAATCGGAAcagaatcaataaaaaaaaatggtATCTTTATATCATTAAGATTACATAACAAATATAAAAAGTAAAGATAATAATATCTTTGATCGGAGTGATAAATATTAATTAGTTTGTTTGTCTGATtggtaatttttttatcattaaagGGATCTAATTATTCTTTTTTCAATTACCACTCGACCAGATCCTCATTTGGGGGAAATAGATAGGTAAAAAATTAATGGATTCACATCGCGCACTAATGAGGGTTCGAAAAGATCGGGATAAGTATTTTTGTTGTTGAAGGGATCTAATAATTACTTCTTTTCTCAAATACCATTGTCCCACATGGGAGAAGTAGATGGACAAGAATGTGATGAATTCACACGGTTTCATGACGAGAATTCATACTCTCAATCTAAGGATGTTTGATCTGAGTGTATCTCACTTGGGAGACCTGGATGAGCAAATCGATAATGAATTCACATGATGTTATGATGGAGACATTGTTCTCGGGGAGTGTTGCCTGGATCAACGGTTGAGATGCGGGTGATGGTTCCAATTTAAGATACAAATGGCAGAGCACATTAGCACCACCGACCGCATCGTCGTCGTATCCGAAGATAGTAGGAAATAATTACCATCTGTTAATCGCTACTGACATTTCTCCTAAAATAACAATTGCCAGCTCCAATCCACTCTTCCGCCATCCTTAAATCCCTCCTCCTCGATCTCTCCCTCACATCTAAGCCACGCAAAAACCCGCAAGACAAACCTTCGAATCGATCCCCCTAGATTCTACAAGGGCCGACGGATGGAGCACCGGGCCGACAGCCCGCCGCGGTTGAAACCTCGGCGGGGGAGCGGGGCCACGTCCTCCTCGTCGGCGAGGCCGTGGTGGTCCAGCGACCCCGAGGCGGCACAGCGGAGGAGGATGGCGAGGTACAAGGCGTATGCCGTGGAGAGCAAGGTGAGGGCCTCCCTCCGCCGGGGGCTCCACTGGCTCAAGTCCCGCTGCTCCTACCTCGTCCACGGCCGATGAGCCGCTGCCCTCAGCCCTCCGCCCGCTTTCGTGCGAACCATATGCCATTTATGAGGTCTCCCCGTGGTCAGCCACATTGTGTGTGTACCTTTGAGACCTCATACCCCTATTCATCTCTTGATCATCAAAAAGATTTTATGTAATGTTTTGTTTAGCCAATCCCTAATTGTCTTCCTTAaagatctattattattattactactactAATACTACTGCTTTCAAATAAATTGAAATTTAAGTGTCCCAATCTATTCTTCCAATTAAAGACTTAATTAATTGACTTTTATAAGAGTTAGGCCATTTTATCGAAAACAAAGTCCCCACCATGACACCCCCTAAATTTGTTGTTACCTGGGTGCCCTTTTTTCTATCTCTTTTACTAAGATAATTTGGATcacatatattattaaaaaaattaataattatatatatatatatatatatatatatatatatatatatatattcgtatcAATTATCTTAGAATCATGTTCTAATTATTTTAGTGATTCTAAAATAATTTGtaccatttttatttttttgagaattttgcgatgattaattattaaaattaagaatttttttaataatatttatggtCAAATCATTTAAGAAAAAGAATAAGGATATTTTtgtctaaataaaaaataagggGCACCCTATGTAAAAACGAATATTGGCCACCATTTGTACCACCATCGACTTGCTTCCAAAAACATACAGAAACGGGAAAGCTGATATCTAAAACGATCAGTGATTGACACGAACAAGAGTTCGGAACATGAGGAAACAGCAAGCGAAATGGAACGGCAAAGAGTAAAAGGGACTGTGACTGACCATCGCTTGCAGCAATCATACCTGACTGTAGCTTTCCTCGATCGGAGGACTTCGTTCCGATACAAACAACAAGCAAAGTGTATGAACGACTCATTGAACAATTCAGAATGGCCAAGATTCAAAAAGAAACGAATAATAGCATGAATTAACAGCTATATGTTGCAGATTCATTGATCGAAAGAGTAATCTGTGGAACTGCAtgatagcttcaaattgcatagtGTTCCCATCAGAAAGAACATTCGCCACCGTCGCCGGAAGATTTCCCAACTGCAATCACCAAATCAAACGGCAAAGTGAGTGTGCCAAGGTGCCCGAATCCGAAACCCTAACCCTATCACCAGGAATCCTACCGAAACCCAAGAGAAACTGATCCGGTCGACCCGATCCAGCAATCAAAACCACAAGAATAATCAAAGAATCATCGGAGTGTGATTACCTTCTTCCCTATGGCAGAAGCGTGGATCATCTCGGTGACGGGCTGGGCCTGGATCCCCTCACGTTGCTCCTCTGGAGGCTTTCCCTCCCGCCGGTTGTTGCAGATCTCGACCGTGTTGTCCTCCCTCCGCCTCCGCGTCTACGATCACCTGTACTTGCTTCGGCGCGGTCTCAGCTACATGCTCCCCCTCCGGCAAGTGATTTAGCGGACTGTAGTCATCAGAGGAGGAGCGGAAAACCACCAAAGCCCCAACGGAGCGACAGAAGAAACCGGACGACGGGAATTCTTTTATAGGGTCGGAAAGGCGGTGGGAGAACAGAGAAGTGATGCGGGACGACAAGACCCCGATGTGAGACATGAATTCGTAAGCAACCCACCTTCGCACCTGACGCTAACGCTATGGGCCCCATTACAAACTTTGTTCCACTCATTACAAAGCGAGTTTCTGAGCAAAACTTGGAATCTAAAAAGCGAAGGGAGCAGGTGGGGCAGCGCATCCCGTTAAATATAAGTGAACCATTTACGTGGCAATCTATGAGTGCACCATACTGGAGGAGTTGATGACTAGGAGAGCGTTAGTACGGCTTAATCAATAGCGTTCCGAGGAGCAGGGGATGCGACGACAGCTATGCTGAGCCATTGACCAGCAAGTGGACCAAATGCTTCCTTCTTCTCTTGCTCCTAAAAATTAGGGCGTATAACGACCCCCTATTTTGTCCGATGGCTCTCCAGTCTGTCCGCCACTTCTTCCCGGAGCCAATTCCAACCATCCTTTGTTTTGTCCTCTTCTTCCCCTATATATCCTCGTTCCCGCATCCGTCTCTCTCGAACTCCCTCCACACTAGCCTTTCCAACTTTTCCCGCCCCACCGTAATCTCAAACCAGCGACGACAAGTACGAGGATGACCTCCGGCTATGGGCAGGTATCGAACCTCAACCAGCCTGCGCAGGGGAATAAGAAGAAGCTTGTCCTCGTCGCGGGCTCTGCGATAGTCCTCTTGGCCATGGTGGTCGCGGTGGCCGTCGGGGTCTCGCGACGCAATAATAGCAGCAGCTCATCTAGCGATGCCGAGCTCACAACCACGTCGAAGGCCATTCGGGCCATCTGCCGTCCCACCGACTATGCGGAAGAATGCCAGAGCTCCCTCGCTGCCAGGGCGGGCAACGTTACCGACCCCAAGAAGCTCGTAGAGCTGTCGTTCACCTCGGCGATGGACAGCCTACGTGAAGCCTTCAACCACTCATCCGTCCTGCAGGAGGCCGCGAAAGACCCGAGGACGAGCGAAGCCCTCGAGAACTGCAAGGAGCTGCTCGATTACGCCATCGACGACCTCAAGAACTCGGTGGCCAGGTTCGGAGGGGTCGATATGGCGAAGATGAGCGACGTGGTCGACGACCTCAAGGTCTGGCTGAGCGCCACGATCACCTACCAGCAGACATGCCTCGACGGGTTCGATAACACCACGGGGGACGCTGCCGACAACATGAGCAAGGCGTTGAACAGCTCGTCCGCCCTGACGAGCAACGCTCTCGCCATCATCGATGGGATATCTTCCGTCCTGGCCTCTTTCCAACTCTCCTCCCTCGGCAGGCGGCTGCTGTCGGATGACGAAGGGGAGCGCGGCGAGTTCCCCTCCTGGGTCGGCAACGACAAGCGGAAGCTTCTGGCGCTCTCAACGAAGGATATAAAGCCGGACGTGACGGTGGCTCGGGACGGGAGTGGAAAGTACAAGACCATCACCCAAGCTCTTAGCGCGGTGCCCAAGAAGGGCAATGCCACCTTCGTGATCTACATCAAGGAAGGCGTGTACAAGGAGAACGTGATGGTGGAGCGAAGCATGACCAATGTCATGATGTTCGGCGACGGCCCGACCAAgacgaagatcaccggaagcttaaACTACGTCGATGGCACGTCAACCTTCAAGACAGCAACCCTCGGTATCTACTTGCCTCAGTTCACGAATCCTGTGTACTCTGCGTTTCTAAACGTTCATTTTACATGATCGAAACTGCAGCGGTGGTCGGCGACGGGTTCATCGGCAAGAACCTGGGAGTGGAGAACACGGCGGGCGCGGCGAAGCACCAGGCGGTGGCCCTGCGGGTGCAGTCGGACAAGTC belongs to Musa acuminata AAA Group cultivar baxijiao chromosome BXJ1-11, Cavendish_Baxijiao_AAA, whole genome shotgun sequence and includes:
- the LOC103972667 gene encoding putative pectinesterase/pectinesterase inhibitor 28; this encodes MTSGYGQVSNLNQPAQGNKKKLVLVAGSAIVLLAMVVAVAVGVSRRNNSSSSSSDAELTTTSKAIRAICRPTDYAEECQSSLAARAGNVTDPKKLVELSFTSAMDSLREAFNHSSVLQEAAKDPRTSEALENCKELLDYAIDDLKNSVARFGGVDMAKMSDVVDDLKVWLSATITYQQTCLDGFDNTTGDAADNMSKALNSSSALTSNALAIIDGISSVLASFQLSSLGRRLLSDDEGERGEFPSWVGNDKRKLLALSTKDIKPDVTVARDGSGKYKTITQALSAVPKKGNATFVIYIKEGVYKENVMVERSMTNVMMFGDGPTKTKITGSLNYVDGTSTFKTATLAVVGDGFIGKNLGVENTAGAAKHQAVALRVQSDKSVFYLCQMDGYQDTLYTHTKRQFYRECTISGTIDFLFGDAAVVFQNCLMLVRKPMANQQCIVTAQGRKDRHEATGIVLHNCTISADPTLSSASTTTRSYLGRPWKEYSRTIIMQSQIDGLINEDGWQPWVGDFGLKTCFYTEIGNRGPGAATAKRVTWKGYKKVDLTHAHKYTVQQFIQGKTWLPKTGVPFTPGLM